In Ogataea parapolymorpha DL-1 chromosome I, whole genome shotgun sequence, the following are encoded in one genomic region:
- a CDS encoding putative mitochondrial protein: MIALRQTKLSRSALFVGRQAALVTQKCYNSNSAFKVTPGPPKLDKDDQEEFEKLIHRANTQTIIDEYNEKMGFKVDSAPKVDVGTFSPDKFKIIPEFEGNVNPKTGEVNGPKQDPLKHGSDWSFNGRVTDF; this comes from the coding sequence ATGATTGCCCTCAGACAGACAAAACTGAGCCGGAGCGCGCTATTTGTTGGAAGACAGGCGGCACTGGTGACACAGAAGTGCTACAACTCAAACTCGGCTTTCAAGGTCACCCCAGGTCCGCCAAAActcgacaaggacgaccaggaagagtttgaaaaactaATTCACAGAGCCAACACGCAAACCATCATCGACGAGTATAATGAGAAAATGGGCTTCAAAGTCGATTCAGCACCCAAGGTCGACGTCGGAACATTCTCGCCagacaagttcaagatcATCCCCGAGTTCGAGGGCAACGTGAACCCGAAGACGGGCGAGGTTAACGGTCCAAAACAGGACCCGCTTAAGCACGGCTCCGATTGGAGTTTCAATGGCAGGGTGACGGACTTCTAG
- a CDS encoding Nucleotide excision repair factor NEF2, RAD4/CUT5 component has translation MAVITSTSLTASERADLTKILAKMYPHDPFEDNLTSETSMLIVHSGRDKWAQSRKYQHTISSRPDIRLVSYETVLNTYNSWLRGDEVGLRPEKLKVMPVFDNVSVSISRLDAELSSKIRHMVESNGGSVVESISTVSDVLVTTVPEGLRYSKAREWGIPVVSPDWVYDSVERGGMLSVTEYFLTGENSKGRRNDACDWEKVRAWKQAEQDKLQTEKAKRSLDTHEKERDLKVRKVDRTNKVWKSIMGNIKVSNLRRGLEDNWSQEQEEEESLSQASVLDASQVNTESMLFEGVSFALGSGYTDSQKSILKKVITSHRGKIQDNADYTVVSSMLDSIPAAAEDNVITELALERSIYYKTLDFDSMWSRPFVPSPENEAALFEGVPNRVVSITGFKGVELSHLEKHLAKLRSCQMSSVFSKSTGLLIFNDELPKSELLTNQKLVLAAKWRTKCISIGEFWDAFK, from the coding sequence ATGGCTGTGATAACTTCCACCTCGCTAACGGCATCGGAACGTGCTGATCTCACGAAAATCCTTGCCAAGATGTATCCCCACGATCCCTTCGAAGACAATCTCACCTCCGAGACGAGTATGCTTATCGTGCATTCCGGTAGAGACAAATGGGCGCAAAGCCGTAAATACCAACATACCATTAGTTCGCGGCCCGATATCCGGCTTGTCTCATACGAGACCGTCCTTAATACGTACAATTCGTGGCTGCGGGGCGACGAGGTGGGCCTGCGGCCCGAAAAACTCAAGGTCATGCCGGTTTTCGACAACGTGAGCGTGTCGATCAGCCGGCTGGACGCAGagttgagctcgaaaattaGACATATGGTCGAATCAAACGGTGGCAGCGTGGTTGAATCGATCAGCACGGTGTCGGACGTGCTTGTGACCACCGTTCCTGAAGGTCTCCGGTACTCCAAGGCCCGTGAATGGGGTATTCCCGTGGTATCCCCAGACTGGGTGTATGACAGCGTTGAGCGTGGCGGCATGCTCAGCGTGACCGAGTATTTTTTGACGGGAGAAAACAGCAAGGGCCGCCGCAACGACGCGTGCGATTGGGAAAAGGTACGGGCATGGAAGCAGGCAGAGCAGGACAAGTTGCAGACAGAAAAAGCGAAACGCAGTCTTGACACGCACGAGAAGGAGCGCGATTTGAAAGTGCGGAAAGTGGATAGGACAAATAAGGTGTGGAAGTCGATTATGGGCAATATTAAGGTGTCTAATTTGAGACGCGGGCTGGAAGACAACTGGAGTCAGGAAcaagaggaggaagagagTCTTTCGCAGGCTTCTGTGCTGGACGCAAGCCAGGTGAACACGGAATCGATGCTTTTCGAAGGAGTGTCGTTTGCACTCGGCTCTGGATATACAGACTCGCAAAAGAGCATACTCAAGAAGGTGATTACAAGCCACCGCGGCAAAATACAGGACAATGCGGACTATACGGTTGTGAGCTCGATGCTGGACTCAATCCCGGCCGCCGCAGAAGATAACGTAATCACAGAACTTGCTCTGGAGCGATCGATCTACTACAAGACACTGGACTTCGACAGTATGTGGTCGCGGCCGTTTGTTCCGAGTCCAGAAAACGAGGCGGCTTTATTTGAAGGTGTCCCGAACCGTGTAGTGTCGATCACCGGGTTTAAAGGCGTGGAATTGTCacatttggagaaacacCTGGCTAAGCTGAGGTCTTGCCAGATGAGCAGTGTATTCTCGAAAAGCACGGGGCTGTTGATATTCAACGATGAGCTGCCCAAGTCTGAGCTTCTGACGAATCAGAAGCTTGTGCTGGCAGCCAAATGGCGCACAAAATGTATTTCTATCGGCGAGTTCTGGGACGCATTCAAGTAG
- a CDS encoding [NU+] prion formation protein 1 gives MPPKFNPSASTFMPGDWGVPAAGYQGYNGGSPYDNSTGSAIPIRVAKKAGGKQKLSLDDYLRSQQPTPPSGISDSEVSQVSSGVNTPRARAMDSTTSLSSLNSALQKLQISPITELLNSIQTATKLSEIREECEKIVDMIYEHGASAINEWDIQQVLVTLSKAKNPALIREGSMLLLQILSRKFAGKAPYEAYFVDLFVPAFDLLADKENTVKRSAQASIDSLYGMFPVEAYSSVLLTMLLKYLKSSAKWQSKVGALKTIDKILQEAPADLLESRFVDAIPVLTDMATDFKPELAKVGYKSLNDFVKVLDNLDLQPRYDLIVQTLADPQKVPNCIRSLSSVTFVAEVTEPALALLVPILDKSFKLSSSSQEQLRQTVMVTENLTRLVNNKFEIEHYIPILLPGVKRVVETASLPEVRELATKALKVIEDAQAEQSDGKFHGRLSLEKAEEYLTEIKPQVNDPVIYDYLVRILLTDSNVNDWTRLTEYLNMSLGNFLDEDSKKTFVDKTIHKLRELFTPNVFDDSGEDGVVIVNADFSLAYGTRLLLNKTNLRLVKGHRYGLCGRNGVGKSTLMRAIANGQLEGFPDKSEVRTCFVEHKLQGEEADMNLVDFIASDPELKDTSKEQIASALEEVGFNSERRNQQVGSLSGGWKMKLELARAMLMKADVLLLDEPTNHLDVTNVKWLEDYLVQHTDITSLIVSHDSGFLDTVCTDVIHYENKKLVYYKGNLSEFVKVKPEGKSYYTLTDSNVKMAFPPPGILTGVKSNTRAVARMSNVTFKYPSAEKPSLKNVSCSLSLSSRVAILGPNGAGKSTLIKLLTGELVPNEGTVEKHPNLRIGYIAQHALQHVNEHKEKTANQYLQWRYKFGDDREVLLKESRKISSESERQMLEKEIDIGDGRGKRQVEAIVGRQKLKKSFQYEIKWKWWLPKYNSWVPREKLIAEGFEPLVQKFDDHEASREGLGYRELTPSVIRKHFEDVGLDGDIADHTPMGSLSGGQLVKVVIAGAMWNNPHLLVLDEPTNYLDRDSLGGLAVAIREWSGGVVMISHNSEFVGALCPEQWIVENGEMVKKGVTEIDQSKFEDNGGESAQSRAAAEMVNKPAPLKKKDEDDSPANIKVRIRKKKMTRNEKKAQEERRRLRHLEWLSSPKGTPKPVDTDEEE, from the coding sequence atgcctccaaaatttAATCCAAGCGCCAGCACTTTCATGCCAGGCGATTGGGGCGTTCCGGCCGCGGGATACCAAGGATATAATGGTGGCTCGCCATACGACAACTCCACTGGATCTGCTATTCCTATCCGGGTAGCCAAGAAAGCCGGCGGAAAGCAGAAACTGTCGCTCGATGATTATCTCAGATCGCAACAGCCAACGCCTCCCAGTGGCATTTCTGACTCAGAGGTGTCGCAGGTGTCGTCTGGTGTCAATACTCCAAGAGCAAGAGCTATGGATTCCACCACTTCTCTGTCATCGCTCAACTCTGCTCTTCAAAAATTGCAGATTTCGCCAATCACCGAGCTCTTAAACAGCATACAGACGGCCACCAAGCTTTCTGAGATCAGAGAAGAATGCGAGAAAATTGTCGATATGATTTATGAGCACGGTGCCAGTGCCATCAACGAATGGGATATCCAGCAGGTTCTCGTGACCTTgtccaaggccaagaacCCAGCTTTGATCAGAGAAGGCTCGATGCTGCTTTTGCAgattttgagcagaaaGTTTGCTGGCAAGGCTCCATATGAGGCATATTTTGTCGATCTGTTTGTGCCAGCATTCGATCTTTTGGCCGATAAAGAGAACACTGTGAAAAGATCTGCCCAGGCCTCCATCGACTCGTTGTATGGTATGTTCCCTGTCGAGGCCTACTCGTCCGTGTTGCTCACGATGCTGTTGAAGTACCTCAAGTCGAGTGCCAAATGGCAGTCCAAGGTTGGTGCTCTGAAAACTATTGACAAAATACTACAAGAGGCCCCTGCCGACCTGCTGGAGTCGAGGTTTGTTGACGCTATTCCGGTTCTCACAGATATGGCCACAGATTTCAAGCCTGAACTTGCCAAAGTGGGCTACAAATCGCTGAATGACTTTGTGAAGGTTCTCGATAATCTTGACTTGCAACCACGTTACGATTTAATTGTCCAGACTCTTGCGGACCCCCAGAAAGTTCCAAACTGTATCAGGTCTCTTTCTTCTGTCACCTTCGTTGCAGAGGTCACAGAGCCTGCTCTCGCGTTGCTGGTTCCCATCTTGGACAAGTCTTTCAAGttgtcctcctcttcgCAAGAACAATTGAGACAGACCGTGATGGTCACTGAGAACTTGACAAGATTGGTGAATAACAAGTTTGAGATCGAACATTATATTCCTATCCTGCTTCCTGGTGTGAAAAGAGTTGTCGAGACGGCTTCCCTTCCAGAGGTGAGAGAACTTGCTACCAAAGCTTTGAAGGTGATTGAAGACGCACAGGCTGAACAGTCCGATGGAAAATTCCATGGTAGattgtctttggaaaaGGCCGAAGAGTATCTCACTGAAATCAAGCCCCAGGTCAACGATCCTGTCATTTACGATTACTTGGTCAGGATCCTGCTCACCGACTCCAATGTCAACGACTGGACGAGACTTACTGAGTATCTGAACATGAGTTTGGGCAACTTCCTCGATGAGGACTCCAAGAAGACTTTTGTCGACAAGACCATCCACAAGCTCAGAGAACTGTTCACTCCGAACGTTTTCGACGATTCTGGGGAGGACGGTGTTGTTATTGTGAACGCTGACTTCTCGTTGGCCTATGGTACCAGACttttgctcaacaagacAAATCTCAGACTTGTGAAAGGTCACAGATACGGTCTGTGTGGAAGAAATGGTGTTGGTAAGTCTACGTTGATGAGAGCCATTGCCAATGGACAATTAGAAGGATTCCCTGATAAATCAGAGGTCAGAACCTGTTTTGTCGAGCACAAGCTCCAAGGAGAGGAGGCTGACATGAATTTGGTGGATTTCATTGCATCTGATCCAGAACTGAAGGACACGTCGAAGGAGCAGATCGCTTCCGCTCTGGAGGAAGTTGGATTCAACAGCGAGAGAAGAAACCAGCAGGTGGGATCTCTTTCAGGAGGATGGAAGATGAAGCTTGAGCTTGCGAGAGCCATGCTTATGAAGGCTGACGTTTTgcttctggacgagccaaCCAACCATCTGGATGTTACCAATGTGAAATGGCTTGAAGATTACCTGGTTCAGCACACAGACATCACTTCTCTGATTGTTTCGCACGATTCTGGATTTTTGGACACTGTCTGTACCGATGTCATACACTACGAAAACAAGAAACTGGTGTACTACAAGGGCAATTTGTCTGAATTTGTCAAGGTCAAGCCGGAAGGAAAGTCGTACTACACTTTGACCGACTCGAACGTTAAAATGGCGTTCCCTCCGCCAGGAATTCTTACCGGTGTGAAATCGAACACCAGGGCTGTCGCGCGGATGTCCAACGTGACATTCAAGTATCCTTCTGCCGAGAAGCCATCGTTGAAAAACGTTTCTTGTTCGCTGTCGCTTTCTTCCAGAGTCGCTATTTTAGGACCTAACGGAGCAGGTAAGTCCACCCTGATCAAGCTGTTGACGGGAGAGCTGGTGCCTAACGAGGGAACTGTCGAAAAGCATCCTAACCTGCGTATTGGTTACATTGCACAGCACGCTTTACAGCATGTCAATGAGCACAAGGAGAAAACCGCCAACCAGTATTTACAATGGAGATACAAGTTTGGAGACGACAGAGAGGTTCTGTTGAAGGAGTCTCGTAAGATTTCGAGCGAGTCCGAAAGACAGATgttggagaaggagatcgatATAGGTGACGGCAGAGGAAAGAGACAAGTCGAGGCCATTGTGGGAAGacagaagctcaagaaatCGTTCCAGTACGAAATTAAATGGAAATGGTGGCTGCCTAAATATAACTCGTGGGTTCCTAgagagaagctgattgcAGAAGGCTTCGAGCCTCTGGTTCAGAAGTTTGACGACCATGAGGCCTCTCGAGAGGGTCTTGGATACAGAGAGCTGACTCCATCTGTGATTAGAAAGCATTTTGAGGACGTTGGTCTGGATGGAGACATTGCCGACCACACTCCTATGGGCTCTCTTTCTGGAGGACAGCTTGTGAAAGTGGTGATTGCCGGTGCCATGTGGAACAACCCGCATTTGCttgttttggacgagcctACTAATTACCTGGACAGAGACTCTCTTGGAGGTCTTGCAGTCGCCATTAGAGAGTGGAGCGGAGGAGTGGTGATGATTTCGCACAACTCCGAGTTCGTTGGTGCTCTGTGTCCAGAGCAGTGGATTGTTGAGAACGGAgagatggtgaagaagggAGTCACTGAGATCGATCAGTCGAAATTCGAGGACAATGGCGGAGAGTCTGCTCAGTCCAGAGCAGCGGCCGAAATGGTGAACAAGCCCGCTcctttgaagaagaaggacgaggacgactcGCCTGCCAACATCAAGGTGAGAatcagaaagaagaagatgacCAGAAACGAAAAGAAGGCTCAGGAGGAGCGCAGAAGACTGAGACATTTGGAGTGGCTCAGCTCGCCCAAGGGCACGCCTAAGCCGGTCGAcaccgacgaggaggaatAA
- a CDS encoding Polyamine transporter 2: MSHSIASLNSSSSPDRSNYGSPAEAPAQASDLELGTTPQAYDPEDARSQISGEVHSTLSRSESLKVIKTETAKSLRERGLSREVSAVDVNRPQNVENPVFPEEYTLETQTGLVPVATLQDIGRARSHTTATKPPGDSQSSSGSDEKDTGAVPELDPEIEFVTFTINDPENPINWSPTLRWLFTIALSMMVVCVAFGSSVVTGCLGLINDKYHVSEEVSILTCSLMVIGFSVGPLLWSPLSEQIGRRPVYFISFGLYFIFNIPCAVAPNIGTILVCRFLCGVFAASGLANVGGSISDLFPTETRGKAIAYFAAAPYGGPVIGPLVAGFITRYSGRLELIFWVNFAFSGFMWIVASLIPETYAPVILKRRAKRLRKETGNPKIMTEQEAVGMSLKELIQTCLYRPLMFALTEPVLDMMCFYVCLIYSLLYAFFFAYPAVFGGLYNYGDDLIGMMLIPILIGAFFALLTTPVLENYYVKTVKHRQPTPEDRLVGAMIGAPFPAIALWILGATSYKHIIWVGPASSGLAFGYGMVLIYYSLNNYIIDTYAKYAASALATKVFLRSAGGAAFPLFTLQMYHKLGLQWASWLLAFISTAMILLPFSFYKWGHQLRKKLCRENYSAWDD, encoded by the coding sequence ATGTCGCATTCTATAGCATCTTTGAACTCGTCCTCATCGCCGGACCGCTCCAACTACGGATCGCCCGCTGAGGCGCCTGCGCAGGCGTCCGACCTCGAATTGGGCACCACCCCACAGGCATACGACCCAGAGGATGCCAGATCGCaaatttctggagaagtGCATTCGACTCTGTCGAGATCAGAGTCGCTCAAAGTCATCAAGACAGAGACAGCCAAGTCACTGCGAGAGAGGGGTCTTTCGCGCGAGGTTTCTGCCGTCGACGTGAATCGACCTCAAAACGTCGAAAATCCGGTATTTCCTGAAGAGTACACCTTGGAAACGCAGACAGGATTGGTTCCTGTGGCCACGTTGCAGGATATAGGCCGTGCCAGGAGCCATACGACTGCGACCAAGCCGCCGGGTGACTCGCAAAGCTCGTCGGGGTCCGATGAGAAAGATACGGGAGCTGTTCCAGAGCTGGACCCGGAAATTGAATTTGTCACGTTCACGATCAACGACCCGGAAAATCCAATAAATTGGAGCCCTACGCTGAGATGGTTGTTCACCATCGCATTGTCGATGATGGTGGTGTGTGTGGCGTTTGGTTCGTCCGTGGTGACCGGGTGCCTGGGACTGATTAATGATAAGTATCACGTGAGCGAGGAGGTGTCGATTCTCACGTGTTCGCTGATGGTGATTGGGTTCTCTGTGGGCCCGCTGCTGTGGTCGCCGTTGTCGGAGCAGATCGGCAGAAGACCGGTCTACTTCATCTCGTTTGGGCTCTACTTCATCTTTAACATCCCCTGTGCTGTTGCTCCTAATATCGGCACTATTTTGGTGTGTCGGTTCCTGTGCGGTGTTTTCGCCGCTTCCGGCCTCGCCAACGTGGGTGGCTCGATCTCCGACCTGTTCCCTACCGAGACCAGAGGTAAGGCCATCGCATActttgctgctgctccgTATGGTGGCCCCGTGATTGGCCCGCTCGTGGCTGGTTTCATCACGCGGTACTCTGGCCGGCTCGAGCTGATCTTCTGGGTCAACTTTGCGTTTTCCGGCTTCATGTGGATCGTCGCGTCGCTGATCCCTGAGACGTATGCGCCGGTGATTCTgaaaagaagagccaaGAGGCTCAGAAAGGAGACCGGCAACCCGAAAATCATGACCGAGCAGGAGGCCGTCGGCATGtcgctcaaggagctcatCCAGACGTGTCTGTACAGACCGCTGATGTTTGCCCTCACAGAACCTGTGCTGGACATGATGTGTTTCTACGTGTGTCTGATCTACTCGCTGCTGTACgccttcttctttgcgTACCCGGCCGTGTTTGGCGGGCTGTATAATTACGGCGACGACCTGATTGGCATGATGCTGATTCCGATCCTCATTGGCGCATTTTTCGCCCTGCTGACCACGCCGGTGCTCGAAAATTACTACGTCAAGACCGTCAAGCACAGGCAACCTACACCAGAGGACCGTCTTGTTGGCGCCATGATCGGTGCACCGTTCCCGGCCATCGCTCTATGGATTCTCGGAGCAACATCGTACAAACACATCATCTGGGTGGGTCCCGCCTCGTCCGGGCTGGCGTTCGGCTACGGCATGGTGTTGATCTACTACTCGCTGAACAACTACATCATTGACACTTACGCGAAATACGCGGCGTCCGCGCTGGCTACCAAGGTGTTCCTTAGATCGGCTGGCGGTGCTGCATTCCCGCTATTCACTCTGCAAATGTACCACAAGCTGGGACTGCAATGGGCTTCGTGGCTGCTTGCATTCATCTCCACGGCCATGATTCTGCTGCCGTTCTCTTTCTACAAATGGGGACACCAGCTGAGAAAGAAACTGTGCAGAGAAAACTACAGTGCCTGGGACGACTAA
- a CDS encoding Glycosylphosphatidylinositol anchor synthesis protein, whose product MVIDALRADFLFSNESQMTFVHELINDGYALGYTAYSNPPTVTLPRLKGITTGSTPNFIDAVLNIAEEDTSSTLGDQDSWVKQMHASGWKINMFGDDTWLKLFPSYFAKTDGTASFYVSDFTIVDNNVTRHLDYELSKEGQRNWDCLILHYLGLDHIGHKGGPASASMPAKQREMDSIIRRIFESTVKKDENTLFVVMGDHGMNEVGNHGGSSIGEVSAGLLLVSSKFKKLQSEQKAPIPRNPDFDYFGHIEQIDLVPTLSTLLGLKIPINNLGTFMHDLLPLYTEKDRQNVLIKNALQLKVLIDKSRSKVTSLDSEIDVSSLSSLLHFLHDSKGTLSKTSSDYNYRDIFYGLAGYTFTALISLALFFTYHRGRLSEAGVDLLFFILYAVNFFGSSMIEEEHHLWWFFTTVFVASVTVKSQSIYCTTLLVCLRLLKAWNNSGQKNNIKSNMKIATYVASLSPDIGPVVVAFLIASTLATYCFYVTEGVIVKGKGDGTTLRFLTFVSTSLLCSITFSTKFLSYLSETYDLKSGFKEIPDWCSKYILWIGQRLGTTDINTVNQQLFSLFYKVWLVTIAFHLLKPLAFKIWKLPDPAHNYTRTILITFSQLLISQTNFNNVPIFLLLLAILLSFQKLVPVSNLNAISLFTILMQNLSFFQFGFTNSLSSVDLTNSFNGLSSYNMILSGLLTFVCNWAAPIFWSLAYLHLTLKPDGRNWERLYHRLLVTLTFYSVSGLVLIVSCYNLRFHLFIWTVFSPKILYFLSWTACGLLVDFGLSCIVTALYIK is encoded by the coding sequence ATGGTGATCGACGCTCTGCGGGCAGACTTTCTGTTTTCAAACGAGTCCCAAATGACCTTTGTCCACGAGCTCATCAATGATGGCTATGCATTGGGGTACACTGCCTACTCCAATCCTCCTACCGTGACCCTGCCCCGTCTCAAGGGCATAACTACAGGATCAACGCCTAATTTCATCGATGCTGTACTTAATATCGCAGAGGAAGACACGTCATCGACTCTGGGAGACCAGGACTCGTGGGTAAAGCAGATGCATGCGTCAGGGTGGAAAATCAACATGTTTGGAGACGATACCTGGTTGAAGCTGTTTCCTTCGTATTTCGCAAAGACAGACGGTACCGCCAGTTTTTACGTTAGCGATTTTACCATTGTGGACAACAACGTCACACGGCATCTGGATTacgagctgagcaaagAAGGCCAGAGAAACTGGGACTGTCTGATCCTTCATTATTTGGGCCTGGACCATATTGGCCACAAAGGAGGGCCTGCTAGTGCTAGCATGCCTGCCAAGCAGCGCGAAATGGACTCTATCATTCGCAGGATTTTTGAAAGCACTGTAAAGAAAGACGAAAACACTCTGTTTGTGGTGATGGGCGACCATGGAATGAATGAGGTTGGAAATCACGGAGGCTCCTCAATTGGCGAAGTTTCTGCTGGGTTATTGCTGGTTTCatccaaattcaaaaagCTTCAGTCAGAGCAGAAGGCTCCTATACCAAGAAATCCAGATTTTGACTACTTCGGCCACATCGAACAAATAGACTTGGTGCCGACTCTTTCCACGCTGCTTGGTCTTAAAATCCCAATTAATAATTTGGGCACATTTATGCACGACCTGCTCCCGCTGTATACGGAGAAAGATAGGCAGAACGTCCTAATCAAGAACGCATTGCAACTGAAGGTCCTCATAGACAAATCCAGAAGCAAGGTGACGTCTTTAGACTCTGAGATTGACGTCTCATCTCTGTCTTCTTTGCTACACTTTCTGCATGATTCCAAAGGTACATTGTCGAAAACTTCATCAGATTACAATTACAGGGATATATTCTACGGACTGGCTGGCTATACATTCACTGCACTTATCAGTTTGGCGCTCTTTTTCACATATCATCGAGGCCGGCTTTCGGAAGCCGGTGTTGATCTGTTATTCTTTATTCTCTATGCCGTCAATTTCTTCGGCTCGTCAATGATTGAAGAGGAACACCACCTTTGGTGGTTTTTTACCACTGTGTTTGTTGCATCGGTAACAGTCAAATCCCAATCAATTTATTGTACAACGCTGCTTGTTTGTCTTCGCCTCCTCAAGGCTTGGAACAACAGTGGACAGAAAAACAACATCAAAAGCAACATGAAGATCGCGACGTATGTTGCATCGCTTTCGCCTGACATCGGTCCTGTTGTGGTTGCATTCCTGATCGCATCAACCCTCGCAACATACTGTTTCTACGTCACAGAAGGTGTTATCGTGAAAGGAAAAGGTGACGGAACGACTTTGAGATTCCTCACGTTTGTCAGCACGTCGCTTCTTTGTTCCATCACCTTCTCGACCAAGTTTTTGTCCTACCTGTCAGAGACCTACGACTTGAAATCTGGATTCAAGGAAATTCCTGATTGGTGTTCGAAGTACATTCTGTGGATCGGCCAGCGTTTGGGAACGACAGATATCAACACAGTCAACCAACAACTTTTTAGTTTGTTCTATAAAGTTTGGCTGGTTACAATCGCATTCCATCTTCTGAAACCCCTAGCATTCAAAATATGGAAACTCCCAGACCCAGCGCACAATTATACACGAACCATACTAATTACCTTCAgccagctgctgatcaGTCAAACAAACTTCAATAACGTTCCAATATTCTTGCTTCTGCTGGCGATCCTCCTGTCGttccaaaaactcgtccCCGTGTCCAACCTCAACGCCATTTCCCTGTTCACCATTTTAATGCAAAACCTCAGCTTTTTCCAGTTTGGATTCACAAACTCTCTCTCGTCTGTCGACCtcacaaactccttcaACGGGCTTTCCAGCTACAATATGATTCTCTCCGGACTGCTGACTTTTGTGTGCAACTGGGCTGCCCCTATATTCTGGTCTCTGGCCTATTTGCATCTCACCTTAAAACCAGATGGACGTAACTGGGAAAGACTGTACCACCGGCTCCTGGTGACACTGACATTCTACTCCGTTAGCGGACTGGTCCTGATAGTAAGCTGCTACAACCTCAGATTCCATCTCTTCATCTGGACAGTGTTTAGTCCCAAGATCCTGTACTTCCTCTCATGGACGGCGTGCGGACTACTCGTGGACTTCGGTCTATCATGTATTGTTACGGCCCTGTATATAAAATAG